The following DNA comes from Bacteroidota bacterium.
TCCGTTACCGTAATCCTGTAATTTGCGAAAATGATATTGTCATCGCTATTTCCCAGTCGGGTGAAACAGCCGATACACTGGCAGCTATTGAAATGGCTAAATCAAAGGGTGCAACCATAATAGGAATATGCAATGTTGTCGGATCTTCAATTGCCAGAGCTACACATGCTGGATCATACACTCATGCCGGTCCGGAAATCGGCGTTGCCTCTACAAAAGCCTTTACAGCACAGATTACCATACTCACACTAATGGCCCTGCAGATTGCCAATAAAAAAGGAACTATCCCAAAATCAAGATATTTTCATATAATCAATGAATTAGATCACTTACCTGAAAAAGTGGAAAGGGTTCTTCAATCCAATGATCTCATAAAAAAAATTGCCGAGAATTATAAGGATACCCGTAACTTCCTTTACCTGGGAAGAGGATATAACTTCCCTGTAGCACTTGAAGGAGCTCTAAAACTTAAAGAAATATCATACATCCATGCCGAAGGTTATCCCGCTGCAGAAATGAAACATGGACCTATTGCCCTGATTGATGAAGCTATGCCGGTTGTAGTTATTGCAACCAATAAGGGAACATACGATAAGGTTGTATCAAACATCCAGGAAGTTAAGGTTAGAAAAGGCAAAATTATTGCCATCATCACCGAGGGAGAGGTCACTGTAAAAGATCTGGCTGATTATTCCATAGAGATACCCGAAACTGAAGAGTTTCTTGTTCCAGTGCTGGCAACTATACCATTGCAGCTTCTTGCTTATCACATCGCCATTTTGCGCAATTGCAATGTAGACCAGCCAAGAAATCTGGCTAAATCAGTAACGGTAGAATGATATCCGGAATAATCCTGATATCAGAATCTGGCTTCTACTGCTTTCCAATCTACAATATTCCAGAAATCATTGATATAATCCAGACGCCTGTTCTGTTTATCAAGGTAATATGCATGTTCCCATACATCACATGTGAGCAATGGCGTATGACCTTTTCGTAATGGATTTCCGGCATTACTCTCCTGAATGATCTCCAGTTTGCCATCAGATGTTTTTACCAACCAGGTCCAACCGGAACCAAAAAGTGTTACAGCAGCGTTAGTGAATTTAACTTTGAAATCTTCAAAAGATCCAAAACTTCCCCTGATGGCTTCAATCAGCCTGCCGGTGTGCTCACCACCACCACCAGAGAGACAATTCCAGTAAAATGTATGATTCCAAACCTGTGCACCGTTGTTGAAAATACCACCTTCAGCTTTTTTGATGATATCTTCCAGTGTGCTTTGCTCAAACGCCGTACCAGGTACAAGCCTGTTCAGGTTGTTGACATAGGCCATATGATGCTTGCCATAATGAAATTCCAATGTTTTTTTGGAAATAAACGGTTCCAGAGCATCTATTTCATAAGGTAATGGGGGTAATTCAAAAGCCATGGTTTTAATGAATTTAAAATTTATAAAATATTCGACAACATAAAGATAATGATATTTTTCGCATTATCATCAGTTTTTGCTAAGCTCTTCAACAGCTTTAAGAAAAATTGTGTCACTCTGATTGTATATAGGATAAAATGCCTCATCACTGTATATCTCGCGTCCTATAAAAGCTTTTAGTAATGTTTTGATAAGATCTGATGTGGCGCGAACACCAGCATCATCGCGTCTTACACTGTCTTCCTCAGCATAAGTGATAAAATCAGTAAGCAATGGATTATCGATTGAAAAATTTTTTATATAGACATCAACAGAAGGGTAAATCCCTTTTATATTTTCTCTCTTATTATCAGTATAATCAAAAGCAAATTGATAAAAGATGCCTTTGTTGATAAGCTGGTTATAATAGATATATTCCTTTCCGGTCTGTATGGGAACATATATATCAGGCATAATACCTCCACCGCCATAAACAACCTTTCCTCCGGGTGTAGTATATTTCAGTGAATCCGGAAAGCGAATGCTGTCAGGATGCTGAAGTTCGCCATTATGAAAGCGATTCCGGAATTCATTTTCATATTGTTCAATGCCATCTCTATATGGCTTTTGAATGCACCGTCCGGTTGGAGTATAATATCTTGCTACGGTAAGCCTTAATGCCGAACCGTCGGATAATTCGATCTGCTCCTGAACAAGACCTTTTCCAAACGACCTTCTGCCAATGATCAACCCCCTGTCATTATCCTGTATAGCACCAGCCAATATTTCACTGGCTGATGCCGAACCTTCATCAACCAGAATTACCAGCGGCTGTTTTTCAAATTTCCCACGATTCGAAGCGAAAGCATATTGCCTGGGACGGTTATTACCTTCAGTGTAAACAATCAGCTTCCTGTTGCCAAGAAATTCATCCGCTAAACGAATGGCTGATTCCAGATAACCACCGACATTATCCCGTAGGTCAAGAATCAGTCGTGTCATACCTTGACCTTCAAGCTTAGCCAATGCCGCATCAAATTCCTCAGGTGTTGAAGCGGAGAACCGACTCAGTTTAATATATCCAATTGAACCATCAACCATGTATGAAACATCAATGCTATACAGGGGAATAATATCTCTGGTGATAATGAAATCCATCAGGTGAGGGACATTTTGGCGCAATATACTTACCTTGACTTTTGTTCCTTTTTCTCCTTTAAGATGTTTGATCACATCGCTATTGGCGATCTTTACACCAGCATACGTGGTATCGTCAATCTTAACAATTCGGTCTCCTTGATTTAGGCCAATTTTTTCAGACGGACCACCAGGAATGACATGTAAAATGACTATGGTATCCTTGATTATCCGGAACTCCACGCCTATGCCTTCGAAATTGCCCTTCAGTGGTTCATTCACTTCTTTAAGTTCTTCGGAGCTGATATACTGCGAATGCGGATCCAGGTTACGGAGCATACCATTGATGGCATCAACCTCAAGTTTATCTTTATTTACAGAATCAACATAATCTTGTTTTATATAGTGTACAACATTACCTAGCTTATCCCTGGACGTGTCACTGAATGTCGGGTTCCTTTCCAGAGATGGATTTTGTAACTTCATTCCCAAATAAAGACCCGTTACCAGAAATATCGCCAATAAAAATGGCAGATATACATAAATGCGATTTGGCCTGTTTTCCATAAACCTTTTTTCAAATTCTTTAAATCCTTTACTATTCTTTCCCTTCTGGTGAAGATATTTCCACGCCTTCTTCCATCAATGGTTTAATCTTAACACCATCATATTTTATCTCTGTCCCATTTTTATAAGTAATAATCAGGAAAGGAGTCCCATCATAATTGTATTTAATCCAATCTCCTTCTTTAATACCCATGACATAGCGGCCTTCGTCTTTGATTTGTCCATTCTCCCAATAAAAAATATGCTTACCATTTGGATTATCATCAATGTATTCTCCTTCAAAAAGCTTTGTCCCATCAGAGTAATAGGACTTCCATTGACCATTTCGCAGTCCATTCCGGTAATATCCTTCCTCCCTGTAAATCCCCATTTCATAGATCCATTTTCCATCTTCATATCCTTCAATATATTGTCCTTGACTAATAAGAGTACCGTCATCATCATATTCAACGACATTACCATCTGGAAGGCCATTTAAATAATTTTCCTCTCTGAGGAGGTTTCCTGAGGGATAATACCATGTCCAGGTGCCTTCCGGATCTCCTGAAGTATAGGCTCCTGTCTGCTCAAGAGTGCCACCTGGGTAATAAAATTTCCATTCCCCGATCCTTTTTCCATTAGAATACCTTCCTTCAGCCTGCAATGATCTGTCGTTGAAATATTCCTTCCACGGACCTTCCTTGATTCCGGTCTCAGAAATGATACCTTCGCCTGTTATAACGCCTTCCTTAAAAATAAAAGCTCTGTTGATTTTTCCATCCTCTGCATACTCCCTCCTGACACCTTCAGGAATGTTATTTTTAAAGCTGGCAACTGTTTTAATTTTTCCATTCGGATAATAATCTGTCCGGACATCCAAATCCGCAATTTCCGCAACATCCTCCTGAAGCAGATCATTAATATATTTACTCACACTAACCAGATTTCTGTTGCGGTCATACTCCTTGAAATAACCGTTTCGTTTGTCATTGGTATAGGTACCTTCCATTCTGACTATACCATTATCATAAAAGAACTTCCATGGACCCTGTTTTAAATTATTGACATCCTTTCGGTTAATTCGTTCACGGTTAACAACAAATCCTTTTTTATATTCAACCAATCCAATGACGATGCCTTCTTGGGTATATTCCATAGCTATGCCGTTTTCAAGACCATCGACAAATGGTATTGTTTGCCTTATCTTTCCATCAGGATAATAAAATGTTGTCAGTCCCTGTTTTATATCATCCTTGAATTTTTCTTCCATTTTCTCTTTGTCACTGAATGTAGTTCTTATACCATTTTTTTTACCATTAGCATAATTTATTTCGAGTATCGTTCTGCCCTTCTCGTCATAAAATTTCCACAAACTATCTAATTCAAAGTTTTTTCTATTCCCTTCTGATTTCAGAATCCCATTCTCATAAAATGTCTTCCAATATCCATCCGGTTGACCCTTTACCATATAGCCTTCACTTGAGATCTGGCCATTGGAATAATAGAACATATTGTACCCGTCAGGAATGATTTTATTTTCCTGAGCAACAATCCATTTAAAAATCAACATGCATATTATAACTAACCAATATTTGCTCATTTTATCATATTTAATTCCCTCGATATCTCCATCATTTTTTCAATGGGTTTTAATGCTTTTTTTAATATATCCTCCGAGAGAATGATTTCTGGAGATTCTTTTTCGAGACACCTCATAAGCTTTTCCATTGTATTCATTTTCATATAAGGACAATCATTGCAAGCGCAGGTTTCGTCTGAGGGAACAATAATAAAGTCTTTATGGGGTGATGCTTTTTTCATCTGATGAATAATTCCCGTTTCTGTTGCTACAATGTATTGTTTTGCTGAATCTGTTTTACTAAAATTCAACATAGCGTTCGTGGAACCCACAAAATCAGCTAATTCTAAAACCTGAGCTTTACATTCAGGATGAGCTATCAACTTTGCATTTGGATTTTTTATCTTCAGTTCGATTATTTTGCCGGTAGAAAGGATGTCATGTATCTCACAAGTTCCATTCCAAAGGACCATATTCCTGCCAGTTTTCCTGTTTATATATCCACCAAGATTCTTATCCGGCCCAAAAATAATCCTTTGGTCTTTTGGAAACGATTCAATTATAGGGATGGCATTACCTGATGTACATATTATATCGGACATCATTTTTATTATAGAAGAACTATTAATATAAGTGATAACTAAATGATTTGGATAATGTTCTATGAATTTTTTGAATTCTTCTGGCTGACAAGAATCAGCAAGTGAACATCCGGCCTGAACATCAGGAATTAAAACTTTGATATTTGGATTTAATATTTTTGCTGTTTCTGCCATGAAGCGTACACCGGCAAAGACAATAATTTCAGCATCAGATTCCATCGCTTTATGTGCCAGCCCTAAACTATCTCCAATGAAATCTGCAATATCCTGAATATCAGATATCTGATAATAATGAGAAAGAATAATTGCTTTTTTTATTTTCTTTAACTTCAATATTTTTGAAGCAATATCCATTTATTGGTTCTTAATTATTGGGTTAAGATATCTTGCATAGAATGAAAATTCTCAAAATTAGTACATACATGCTTTTTTATATTTTAACAAGCTATAATTATGATAACATTATATTATATTATAAAATTTATATTTTTAATGGGTTGTTAGTAGTGTTGATAAAAGTCTTAATTCATTTTTGTTTATCAATAAATTACTGAATTACGAACAAGAAAACCAAAGTTTCAGGCAATTAAACCTTTGTAAAATAATACACTGATATTTTATACACATACTGTTAATAAAAAGAAATGATGAAAAAATCAGTTTTATTAACAGCGTCGCAATGGTTAGTTTAT
Coding sequences within:
- a CDS encoding S41 family peptidase, giving the protein MENRPNRIYVYLPFLLAIFLVTGLYLGMKLQNPSLERNPTFSDTSRDKLGNVVHYIKQDYVDSVNKDKLEVDAINGMLRNLDPHSQYISSEELKEVNEPLKGNFEGIGVEFRIIKDTIVILHVIPGGPSEKIGLNQGDRIVKIDDTTYAGVKIANSDVIKHLKGEKGTKVKVSILRQNVPHLMDFIITRDIIPLYSIDVSYMVDGSIGYIKLSRFSASTPEEFDAALAKLEGQGMTRLILDLRDNVGGYLESAIRLADEFLGNRKLIVYTEGNNRPRQYAFASNRGKFEKQPLVILVDEGSASASEILAGAIQDNDRGLIIGRRSFGKGLVQEQIELSDGSALRLTVARYYTPTGRCIQKPYRDGIEQYENEFRNRFHNGELQHPDSIRFPDSLKYTTPGGKVVYGGGGIMPDIYVPIQTGKEYIYYNQLINKGIFYQFAFDYTDNKRENIKGIYPSVDVYIKNFSIDNPLLTDFITYAEEDSVRRDDAGVRATSDLIKTLLKAFIGREIYSDEAFYPIYNQSDTIFLKAVEELSKN
- a CDS encoding superoxide dismutase, producing MAFELPPLPYEIDALEPFISKKTLEFHYGKHHMAYVNNLNRLVPGTAFEQSTLEDIIKKAEGGIFNNGAQVWNHTFYWNCLSGGGGEHTGRLIEAIRGSFGSFEDFKVKFTNAAVTLFGSGWTWLVKTSDGKLEIIQESNAGNPLRKGHTPLLTCDVWEHAYYLDKQNRRLDYINDFWNIVDWKAVEARF
- the nadA gene encoding quinolinate synthase NadA translates to MDIASKILKLKKIKKAIILSHYYQISDIQDIADFIGDSLGLAHKAMESDAEIIVFAGVRFMAETAKILNPNIKVLIPDVQAGCSLADSCQPEEFKKFIEHYPNHLVITYINSSSIIKMMSDIICTSGNAIPIIESFPKDQRIIFGPDKNLGGYINRKTGRNMVLWNGTCEIHDILSTGKIIELKIKNPNAKLIAHPECKAQVLELADFVGSTNAMLNFSKTDSAKQYIVATETGIIHQMKKASPHKDFIIVPSDETCACNDCPYMKMNTMEKLMRCLEKESPEIILSEDILKKALKPIEKMMEISRELNMIK
- a CDS encoding toxin-antitoxin system YwqK family antitoxin — translated: MSKYWLVIICMLIFKWIVAQENKIIPDGYNMFYYSNGQISSEGYMVKGQPDGYWKTFYENGILKSEGNRKNFELDSLWKFYDEKGRTILEINYANGKKNGIRTTFSDKEKMEEKFKDDIKQGLTTFYYPDGKIRQTIPFVDGLENGIAMEYTQEGIVIGLVEYKKGFVVNRERINRKDVNNLKQGPWKFFYDNGIVRMEGTYTNDKRNGYFKEYDRNRNLVSVSKYINDLLQEDVAEIADLDVRTDYYPNGKIKTVASFKNNIPEGVRREYAEDGKINRAFIFKEGVITGEGIISETGIKEGPWKEYFNDRSLQAEGRYSNGKRIGEWKFYYPGGTLEQTGAYTSGDPEGTWTWYYPSGNLLREENYLNGLPDGNVVEYDDDGTLISQGQYIEGYEDGKWIYEMGIYREEGYYRNGLRNGQWKSYYSDGTKLFEGEYIDDNPNGKHIFYWENGQIKDEGRYVMGIKEGDWIKYNYDGTPFLIITYKNGTEIKYDGVKIKPLMEEGVEISSPEGKE